From one Halothece sp. PCC 7418 genomic stretch:
- a CDS encoding phosphoribosylanthranilate isomerase gives MRVKICGITNLEQASAIAQLGSTDLGFICVQKSPRYLPPHNLADITSHLPSTMGLIGVFANADLSDICSTVKQSHLTAVQLHGKESPAFCQQLRSQLPNTELIKAIAVKTPDSLTETEYYADWVDTFLLDAYAPQQLGGTGKSFNWDYLQDFHPQRPWFLAGGLTPNNIQQALNIAQPDGIDLSSGVENSPGDKNLDLVAELFQTLQSLVISH, from the coding sequence ATGCGAGTAAAAATTTGCGGGATTACCAACTTAGAACAAGCCAGCGCGATCGCGCAACTCGGATCAACAGATTTAGGATTTATTTGTGTCCAGAAATCTCCCCGCTATCTCCCCCCACACAACCTTGCTGACATTACCTCTCATCTCCCCTCAACTATGGGCTTAATTGGCGTTTTTGCCAATGCAGACTTATCAGACATTTGCTCAACTGTCAAACAAAGCCACTTAACCGCCGTCCAACTGCATGGGAAAGAGTCCCCTGCATTTTGTCAACAACTGCGTTCGCAACTTCCCAATACAGAACTAATTAAAGCCATTGCGGTTAAAACCCCAGACTCCCTTACAGAAACCGAATATTATGCAGATTGGGTTGATACCTTTCTCCTTGATGCTTACGCCCCTCAACAGCTAGGGGGAACGGGAAAATCCTTTAATTGGGATTATCTCCAAGATTTTCATCCTCAACGCCCTTGGTTTCTCGCTGGCGGACTCACCCCTAACAATATTCAACAAGCCCTTAACATAGCACAACCTGACGGCATTGACCTCTCCAGTGGCGTAGAAAACTCACCTGGAGATAAAAATCTGGATTTAGTCGCGGAGTTATTCCAGACCTTGCAGTCATTAGTCATTAGTCATTAG
- the psaK gene encoding photosystem I reaction center subunit PsaK has protein sequence MMLSLIVAVQSSTPTTIAWGPSVAMVMILCNIFSIAIGRFAIKNYGGGPELPFPKPAILEGFGVPELLATLSFGHVLGAGVILGLANAGAL, from the coding sequence ATGATGTTAAGTTTAATCGTTGCTGTTCAATCTAGCACACCGACCACTATTGCTTGGGGTCCCTCTGTGGCTATGGTGATGATTCTCTGTAATATTTTTAGTATTGCCATTGGTCGGTTTGCGATTAAAAATTATGGGGGCGGTCCTGAATTACCTTTCCCAAAACCTGCGATTTTAGAAGGCTTTGGCGTTCCTGAATTATTAGCAACCCTGAGTTTTGGTCATGTCCTGGGTGCAGGAGTGATTCTCGGCTTAGCTAATGCGGGCGCACTTTAA
- a CDS encoding succinylglutamate desuccinylase/aspartoacylase family protein yields MTDIKIVGETIPPGKRRELEIPVARLITHTLLSLPVTILNGIESGPCLWISAAIHGDEINGVEIIRRVLEQLNPQTLRGTLIAVPIVNVFGFLEQSRYLPDRRDLNRCFPGSPEGSLASRLANLFMQEIVSRCTHGIDLHTASDHRTNFPQIRANLKDEETYRCAKAFGAPVMIHATTRDGSLRQAAAKKGIPILLYEGGEALRFDSEAIRVGTQGILGVMRILGMTTFPVITPFSSVEVEKTKWVRASRGGILRLQVRLGESVVKKQILGAIANPFGKQELKIRSPLNGLVIGHTQNPLVNQGDGIIHLAASPQQ; encoded by the coding sequence ATGACCGATATTAAAATTGTGGGCGAAACCATTCCCCCTGGGAAACGGCGTGAACTGGAAATTCCTGTCGCGCGATTAATTACCCATACCCTCTTATCCCTCCCCGTAACGATTTTAAATGGAATCGAATCGGGTCCTTGTCTCTGGATCAGTGCAGCGATTCATGGAGATGAAATCAATGGGGTGGAAATTATTCGCCGAGTTTTAGAACAATTGAATCCTCAAACCCTACGAGGAACATTAATTGCTGTTCCCATTGTCAATGTTTTTGGCTTCTTAGAACAATCGCGATATTTACCTGATCGTCGCGATCTCAATCGTTGTTTTCCTGGTTCCCCTGAAGGATCTCTCGCCTCTCGTCTGGCGAATCTATTTATGCAGGAAATTGTCAGCAGATGTACTCACGGCATTGATTTGCATACTGCTTCCGATCATCGTACTAATTTTCCTCAGATTCGAGCCAATCTCAAAGATGAAGAAACTTATCGTTGTGCCAAAGCCTTTGGCGCACCCGTGATGATTCACGCCACAACTCGCGATGGGTCTTTGCGACAAGCAGCAGCAAAAAAGGGGATTCCCATCTTACTCTATGAAGGAGGAGAAGCCTTACGATTTGACTCAGAAGCGATTCGTGTGGGAACGCAAGGCATTTTAGGGGTGATGAGGATTTTAGGGATGACAACATTTCCAGTGATTACCCCCTTTAGTTCTGTGGAAGTGGAAAAGACCAAGTGGGTGCGGGCTTCTCGCGGAGGAATTTTACGGCTACAAGTGCGTCTAGGAGAATCAGTGGTGAAAAAACAAATTCTTGGCGCGATCGCGAATCCTTTTGGCAAACAAGAGCTTAAAATCCGCTCTCCCCTCAATGGACTCGTCATTGGACACACGCAAAACCCCTTAGTCAATCAAGGAGATGGCATCATTCACCTTGCAGCTAGCCCTCAACAATAA